A window of bacterium contains these coding sequences:
- a CDS encoding DUF6144 family protein → MKKWAAQIDRHAPGKGDSVIAGYDQIPDRPEEYAVWSEQAIKRMENAVPEQPAREEIMQGRACVFTEEFGTGPIDAMAKLYAETQSVDRVLEAMGADKGKFGHPYREGNVIYEIRSPRDPEAFAKAATPYEKQMAACFCPLMRATRNVITKEYCHCSAGWYKGIYEGIFGTKVRVEVLEAVISGDEHCKFAIHLPGDFK, encoded by the coding sequence ATGAAAAAATGGGCGGCCCAGATAGACCGCCATGCGCCCGGCAAGGGAGATTCAGTGATCGCGGGCTATGACCAGATCCCGGACCGCCCGGAGGAGTACGCGGTCTGGTCGGAGCAAGCCATAAAGCGGATGGAGAATGCCGTTCCGGAACAGCCGGCCCGGGAGGAGATCATGCAGGGCAGGGCCTGTGTCTTTACCGAGGAATTCGGGACCGGGCCGATAGACGCCATGGCCAAGCTGTATGCCGAGACCCAAAGCGTGGACCGGGTGCTGGAAGCCATGGGCGCGGACAAGGGTAAATTCGGCCATCCCTACCGGGAGGGCAATGTGATCTACGAGATCCGCAGTCCGCGCGACCCGGAAGCCTTTGCCAAGGCCGCTACGCCCTACGAAAAACAAATGGCGGCCTGTTTCTGCCCTCTGATGCGCGCCACCAGGAATGTTATCACCAAAGAATACTGCCACTGCAGCGCGGGATGGTACAAGGGCATCTACGAAGGGATCTTCGGGACCAAGGTCCGGGTGGAAGTGCTGGAGGCCGTAATCAGCGGGGACGAGCACTGCAAGTTCGCCATCCATCTGCCCGGGGACTTTAAATAA
- a CDS encoding DUF350 domain-containing protein: MKKLSAMSLVLLTAATSLFAQAQVVQEGAGRPVNVSISFGTWIIKLLMSLGWILTASIGFALGVGIAIKVFDALSTNIDEWEEIKKGNWSVALILISMIVMVGLLAISVLR; the protein is encoded by the coding sequence ATGAAAAAGCTTTCCGCCATGTCTCTGGTTCTGCTAACCGCCGCAACCTCATTATTCGCCCAGGCCCAGGTGGTGCAGGAAGGGGCCGGCCGGCCGGTCAACGTCAGCATATCTTTCGGAACCTGGATCATCAAGCTGTTGATGTCCCTGGGCTGGATACTGACCGCCTCCATCGGGTTCGCCCTGGGGGTGGGGATCGCCATCAAGGTCTTCGACGCCCTGTCCACCAACATCGACGAGTGGGAGGAGATCAAGAAAGGCAACTGGAGCGTGGCCCTGATCCTGATCAGCATGATTGTGATGGTGGGACTGTTGGCCATCTCGGTGCTGCGCTAA
- a CDS encoding DUF192 domain-containing protein — protein sequence MKTNNRYLIVLAAFSLAVLAGCRQEPLPKAPVTKESRPGRVQLAIGGARLWVEVAGDEAARSQGLMFRRQMPQDEGMLFVFEYPQPLSFWMKNTYLPLDIAFVARDGSILNILRMKPLDEGPRYLSQGQALYAIEANAGWFQSQGIKAGDKVHF from the coding sequence TTGAAGACCAATAACAGATATTTGATCGTCCTGGCCGCTTTCAGTCTGGCGGTACTGGCCGGGTGCCGTCAGGAACCTTTGCCCAAGGCCCCGGTGACCAAGGAATCCCGGCCGGGCAGGGTGCAGCTGGCCATCGGCGGGGCCAGGCTGTGGGTGGAAGTGGCCGGGGATGAGGCCGCCCGGTCCCAGGGCCTTATGTTCCGACGTCAGATGCCCCAGGACGAAGGGATGCTGTTCGTATTCGAGTATCCCCAGCCGCTTTCCTTTTGGATGAAGAACACCTACCTTCCTCTGGACATAGCCTTCGTGGCCCGGGACGGCAGCATCCTCAACATCCTCCGGATGAAACCGCTGGACGAAGGGCCGAGGTACCTGTCCCAGGGCCAGGCCCTTTACGCCATAGAGGCCAACGCCGGGTGGTTCCAGAGCCAGGGGATAAAAGCAGGCGATAAAGTGCATTTTTAA